Genomic segment of Synechococcus sp. A18-25c:
CTATTGGCATGGCCCGATGCCGGTGCTGCTGCACTGGCAAAACGGGATGGACCTGAGCTGGCCGAATGCTGTGTGGATCTCATGCAGCTCCAACGCGATCCAGCCTGGGCCCAGCGTGGGGATCTCCTCCTGATCGCCAGTGCACAGCCAAGTGATTACGACACGGTTGAAGCGATCTGCAACCAGTGGATGGAGCCGGTCGTGTTGCTCAACGGACGGCTTGAAGATGCCGCGGTCGGCATTGGCAGCGTGGCCCGCACCAGGCGACGTGGATTTCTATCCACCTGGCAATCGGCCTTTCATCTCGAGCCTTTTCTGCAGGGGGCGCTGATGCAGGAGCGCTTGAAGGAATGGGAGCTTTTTCGGCTGGATCCCGCGGGTTATCGCTGGGTGCAGCAGTTTGAAGCGCGACCTGATCAGGAGCAGATCGATGACGCACTCTCTTCATCAGCCGATGGCTTGCGCCAGACATTGGGTGCGATGGATCGCTTTATTGACGATCTTCGTGGTTGATCCACAGCCACATCACTTTTAGTGTTGCCAGAAAGTTACTGGTTATGACTCTTCAAGATCGCCTGCGATCGCTGTCAGTTGTCGATACGGCAGCGGTTCTTGTGGTGATCGCCGCCGTAGGTGGCGTGTTGTGG
This window contains:
- a CDS encoding DUF1995 family protein translates to MSAVLPADLFEAEQRTLVALQEALASKRRGRWQITWKFEGLRLLGPALRLATALKESGRSLLLAWPDAGAAALAKRDGPELAECCVDLMQLQRDPAWAQRGDLLLIASAQPSDYDTVEAICNQWMEPVVLLNGRLEDAAVGIGSVARTRRRGFLSTWQSAFHLEPFLQGALMQERLKEWELFRLDPAGYRWVQQFEARPDQEQIDDALSSSADGLRQTLGAMDRFIDDLRG